A single Sander lucioperca isolate FBNREF2018 chromosome 24, SLUC_FBN_1.2, whole genome shotgun sequence DNA region contains:
- the LOC116044804 gene encoding homeobox protein engrailed-1-B-like isoform X1 has translation MEEQKEPNSSRDSTEEESMSLSPNLPSPPMILPHQAAQQAHRTTNFFIDNILRPDFGCRKEPSYRDRTPGRENVNPLGARPPPHTGSLCLDSNCSSDSTSSSPSSSSSTSSSPSSKQNSLKQGEPASNGSGRYADSPSSIMVVSGSNGGSPAITKESQPMLWPAWVYCTRYSDRPSSVCTPGPRTRKLKKKKCSTKEDKRPRTAFTAEQLQRLKTEFQANRYITEQRRQALAQELNLNESQIKIWFQNKRAKIKKATGYKNGLALQLMAQGLYNHSTTTVQEDKEDSE, from the exons ATGGAAGAGCAAAAAGAGCCAAACAGCAGCCGGGACTCGACCGAGGAGGAGAGCATGTCCCTGTCGCCAAACCTCCCATCCCCTCCCATGATTTTACCCCACCAGGCCGCGCAGCAGGCCCACAGAACCACGAACTTTTTCATAGACAACATCCTCCGGCCGGACTTCGGCTGCAGAAAGGAGCCGAGCTACCGCGACCGGACGCCGGGCAGAGAAAACGTCAACCCGCTTGGAGCGAGGCCGCCGCCGCACACCGGCAGCCTCTGCCTGGACTCCAACTGCAGCAGCGACAGCACTTCTTCGTCGCCCTCCTCCTCGTCGTCCACGTCCTCCTCGCCTTCGTCCAAGCAGAACTCGTTGAAACAGGGCGAACCGGCGAGCAACGGGTCCGGTAGATACGCAGACAGCCCCTCGTCAATTATGGTTGTGAGTGGCAGCAATGGAGGATCTCCGGCCATAACGAAAGAAAGCCAGCCGATGTTGTGGCCAGCTTGGGTTTACTGTACACGGTACTCGGACCGTCCTTCATCTG TTTGCACGCCAGGCCCAAGGACACGGAAACTGAAAAAGAAGAAGTGCAGCACCAAGGAGGACAAGCGGCCCCGGACAGCGTTCACAGCCGAGCAGCTGCAGAGACTGAAAACCGAGTTCCAGGCCAACCGGTACATAACGGAGCAGCGGAGACAGGCCCTGGCCCAGGAACTCAACCTCAACGAGTCCCAAATCAAAATCTGGTTCCAGAATAAGAGGGCCAAGATTAAAAAGGCCACCGGCTACAAGAACGGCCTGGCCCTGCAGCTCATGGCCCAAGGACTGTACAACCATTCAACGACCACCGTGCAGGAGGACAAGGAGGACAGTGAATAA
- the LOC116044804 gene encoding homeobox protein engrailed-1-B-like isoform X2, with protein MEEQKEPNSSRDSTEEESMSLSPNLPSPPMILPHQAAQQAHRTTNFFIDNILRPDFGCRKEPSYRDRTPGRENVNPLGARPPPHTGSLCLDSNCSSDSTSSSPSSSSSTSSSPSSKQNSLKQGEPASNGSGRYADSPSSIMVVSGSNGGSPAITKESQPMLWPAWVYCTRYSDRPSSGPRTRKLKKKKCSTKEDKRPRTAFTAEQLQRLKTEFQANRYITEQRRQALAQELNLNESQIKIWFQNKRAKIKKATGYKNGLALQLMAQGLYNHSTTTVQEDKEDSE; from the exons ATGGAAGAGCAAAAAGAGCCAAACAGCAGCCGGGACTCGACCGAGGAGGAGAGCATGTCCCTGTCGCCAAACCTCCCATCCCCTCCCATGATTTTACCCCACCAGGCCGCGCAGCAGGCCCACAGAACCACGAACTTTTTCATAGACAACATCCTCCGGCCGGACTTCGGCTGCAGAAAGGAGCCGAGCTACCGCGACCGGACGCCGGGCAGAGAAAACGTCAACCCGCTTGGAGCGAGGCCGCCGCCGCACACCGGCAGCCTCTGCCTGGACTCCAACTGCAGCAGCGACAGCACTTCTTCGTCGCCCTCCTCCTCGTCGTCCACGTCCTCCTCGCCTTCGTCCAAGCAGAACTCGTTGAAACAGGGCGAACCGGCGAGCAACGGGTCCGGTAGATACGCAGACAGCCCCTCGTCAATTATGGTTGTGAGTGGCAGCAATGGAGGATCTCCGGCCATAACGAAAGAAAGCCAGCCGATGTTGTGGCCAGCTTGGGTTTACTGTACACGGTACTCGGACCGTCCTTCATCTG GCCCAAGGACACGGAAACTGAAAAAGAAGAAGTGCAGCACCAAGGAGGACAAGCGGCCCCGGACAGCGTTCACAGCCGAGCAGCTGCAGAGACTGAAAACCGAGTTCCAGGCCAACCGGTACATAACGGAGCAGCGGAGACAGGCCCTGGCCCAGGAACTCAACCTCAACGAGTCCCAAATCAAAATCTGGTTCCAGAATAAGAGGGCCAAGATTAAAAAGGCCACCGGCTACAAGAACGGCCTGGCCCTGCAGCTCATGGCCCAAGGACTGTACAACCATTCAACGACCACCGTGCAGGAGGACAAGGAGGACAGTGAATAA